One region of Oryza sativa Japonica Group chromosome 10, ASM3414082v1 genomic DNA includes:
- the LOC107275451 gene encoding UPF0329 protein ECU05_1680/ECU11_0050: MERDEIEGIGKLNSPEKKKEKEKRRRKHKPDEAKEEMVVDAIPKEEENLKSPEKGSPKKKEKRRHKHKHKPKPDGTQAVLKEEEESNSKSKAPAEGEKKRKKKKLVTVKLSDELMGYLRTKEVMAYLARETPRPLPIDPGVAQHMFVDQELRQEIAAQVHENREFDAFVLYQYRTKGYAEIQQEVTDDDDDDDEV; this comes from the coding sequence ATGGAGAGGGATGAGATCGAGGGAATCGGCAAGCTCAACTCCCctgagaagaagaaggagaaggagaagaggaggcgcAAGCACAAGCCCGACGAGGCgaaggaggagatggtggtggaCGCCATAcccaaggaggaggagaatctCAAGTCCCCCGAAAAGGGATCAccgaagaagaaggagaagaggaggcaCAAGCACAAGCACAAGCCCAAGCCCGACGGGACACAAGCCGTactcaaggaggaggaggagagcaacAGCAAGTCCAAGGCCCCGGCGGAGGgcgagaagaagaggaagaagaagaagctggtGACGGTGAAGCTGAGCGACGAGCTGATGGGATACCTGCGGACCAAGGAGGTGATGGCCTACCTCGCGCGCGAGACGCCTCGCCCGCTCCCGATCGATCCGGGCGTCGCGCAGCACATGTTCGTCGACCAAGAACTCAGGCAGGAAATCGCCGCCCAGGTTCACGAGAACAGGGAATTCGACGCCTTCGTCCTCTACCAGTACCGCACCAAGGGCTACGCCGAGATCCAGCAGGAggtcaccgacgacgacgacgacgacgacgaggtgtaG
- the LOC107279023 gene encoding uncharacterized protein has translation MIALLFQYDILCRRKRQMGCLPMLDLVDGTILACLKWAMGRCLNRSTAHSSVSVGTIIGPSQQMKDILSNWEVIVVNQDRLGVQGKKMQADNGLEVWARSLSNNRKDVVLWNRPSLRIGRALDSLGQWLSLLVIYGR, from the exons ATGATTGCGCTGTTATTTCAGTATGACATCTTGTGCAGACGAAAACGACAAATGGGCTGCCTGCCTATGCTGGACCTGGTGGATGGAACG ATCCTGGCATGCTTGAAGTGGGCGATGGGGAGATGTCTTAATCGGAGTACCGCTCACAGTTCAGTATCTGTGGGCACAATCATAG gcccGAGCCAGCAGATGAAAGACATACTCAGCAACTGGGAGGTCATCGTTGTGAACCAAG ACAGACTAGGTGTCCAAGGAAAGAAAATGCAAGCTGACAATGGATTGGAG GTTTGGGCCAGGTCACTCAGCAACAACAGGAAGGATGTGGTACTCTGGAACAGGCCATCACTGCGCATTGGTCGAGCATTGGACTCACTGGGTCAGTGGCTGTCACTGCTCGTGATCTATGGGCGGTAA